The following are encoded together in the Oncorhynchus gorbuscha isolate QuinsamMale2020 ecotype Even-year linkage group LG03, OgorEven_v1.0, whole genome shotgun sequence genome:
- the LOC124029505 gene encoding green-sensitive opsin-4-like, with protein sequence MQNGTEGSNFYIPMSNRTGLVRSPFLYQQYYLAPPWQFYGLAVYMFFLICFGFPINGLTLYVTATNKKLRQPLNFILVNLAAAGMIMVLFGFTITITSAVNGYFIWGPMGCAIEGFMATLGGEVALWSLVVLAVERYIVVCKPMGSFTFTASHAGAGVAFTWIAAMACAAPPLIGWSRYIPEGMQCSCGPDYYTLAEGFNNESYVIYMFSCHFIIPVCLIAFTYGSLVLTVKAAAASQQDSASTQKAEKEVTRMCILMVCGFMIAWTPYATLAAYIFFNKGIAFSAQSMAIPAFFSKSSALFNPIIYVLMNKQFRGCMLATVGMKAEEDETSVSTSKTEVSSVGPA encoded by the exons ATGCAGAACGGCACAGAAGGAAGCAACTTCTACATTCCCATGTCCAACCGGACTGGGCTTGTAAGGAGTCCTTTTCTATACCAACAGTACTACTTGGCGCCTCCATGGCAATTCTATGGTCTTGCTGTCTACATGTTTTTCCTGATCTGTTTTGGATTCCCCATCAATGGTCTGACCTTGTACGTCACAGCCACAAACAAGAAGCTCCGGCAACCCCTCAACTTCATCCTGGTCAACTTGGCTGCAGCTGGAATGATCATGGTCCTCTTTGGattcaccatcaccatcacatctGCTGTCAATGGTTACTTCATCTGGGGACCAATGGGCTGTGCTATTGAGGGCTTCATGGCTACACTTGGAG GTGAGGTTGCCCTGTGGTCTCTGGTAGTGCTGGCTGTCGAGAGATACATTGTGGTCTGCAAGCCCATGGGCAGCTTCACGTTCACTGCCTCCCACGCTGGTGCTGGTGTTGCATTCACCTGGATAGCTGCTATGGCTTGTGCTGCTCCCCCACTGATTGGCTGGTCCAG GTACATCCCAGAGGGCATGCAATGCTCATGTGGACCTGACTACTACACCTTGGCCGAAGGCTTCAACAATGAATCATATGTGATCTACATGTTCAGCTGCCACTTCATCATCCCAGTCTGTTTGATCGCCTTCACTTATGGAAGTCTTGTCCTCACAGTCAAGGCG GCTGCAGCTTCCCAGCAGGACTCAGCATCTACCCAGAAAGCTGAGAAGGAAGTGACACGTATGTGCATCCTGATGGTTTGTGGTTTCATGATCGCCTGGACCCCCTATGCCACCCTCGCTGCCTACATCTTCTTCAACAAAGGAATTGCCTTCAGTGCCCAGTCCATGGCTATACCTGCCTTCTTCTCCAAGAGCTCAGCTTTGTTCAACCCCATTATCTATGTTCTGATGAACAAACAG TTCCGTGGCTGCATGCTGGCCACTGTAGGGATGAAAGCAGAAGAAGATGAAACTTCTGTGTCAACAAGCAAGACAGAAGTGTCTTCTGTGGGACCTGCATAG